The sequence below is a genomic window from Anaerolineae bacterium.
CCTTTCGTTAGAACGGGAGATGGCCCGCATCGAGCGCGCTGGCGTTCAAGTGCTGACCTGGGAAAGCCCAGACTATCCGCGTAACCTCCGCCAGATTTATGACCCGCCTCCTGTCCTGTATGTTCGCGGTAAGCTGCTTCCGGAAGATGAGTGGGCTGTGGCCGTCGTGGGGACGCGCCATGCCAGCGCTTACGGCCGCGAGGCGGCTCGCCAACTGGCCGGCGATCTGGCACGGAACCGCGTCACCGTGGTTAGCGGCCTGGCACGCGGCATTGACGTGGTAGCGCACCAGGCCGCGCTGGAGGTCGGCGGGCGTACCATTGCCGTCCTAGGGTCGGGCGTAGATGTCATCTATCCTCCCGAACATCGGCAGATCGCCTGCGCCATCGCCGAATCTGGTGCGCTGCTCTCGGAATACCCGTTGGGTACGCAGCCAGAGAGCAGTAACTTCCCCCCGCGCAACCGTATCATCAGCGGGCTATCCCGCGGGGTGATCATCGTCGAGGCAGGGGTTCAAAGTGGCGCGCTCATCACCGCCGATTTCGCCGCCGAACAGGGGCGCGAAGTGTTCGCCGTGCCTGGCAGCATCTTTCAGCGGAGCAGCGCCGGCACCAATCGGCTGATCCAGGAGGGTGCACATCCAGTACTCTCGGCG
It includes:
- the dprA gene encoding DNA-processing protein DprA translates to MSSVGYWVGFNLVRGIGPHRLRALLDYFGDLESAWHAPAQALQQAGLDRRSLENLLAARASLSLEREMARIERAGVQVLTWESPDYPRNLRQIYDPPPVLYVRGKLLPEDEWAVAVVGTRHASAYGREAARQLAGDLARNRVTVVSGLARGIDVVAHQAALEVGGRTIAVLGSGVDVIYPPEHRQIACAIAESGALLSEYPLGTQPESSNFPPRNRIISGLSRGVIIVEAGVQSGALITADFAAEQGREVFAVPGSIFQRSSAGTNRLIQEGAHPVLSASDVLEILHLDRVAEQAEMRAMVPSDPIESKLLAHLSAEPTHIDELAQAVALPIASVSSTLALMELKGLVRQVGGMNYVLAREARVEYRIE